AACGCATCATCTCTGTGGAACCTGAGCTTTTCACAACGCTGTTTGGTGCAGATAATTGTGTGATTGACAGTCCTGTAATCCTTGTTGGGCTGCATGATGGAAAAATTTACTACTATCCTTTGAAAAACATCGCAAGGACAGACAGACTTATTTCTGAATCTGAAAAACTGAGTCAAATGCCATTTTGTACTTCAACTGTATTCCCCCTGTACAATCTACAACAGTgcctcataaatattcatggtGTGCATTTACCAAATAAGGCTGAGCAGTCAGACAGCTCAGCCAATGAGGAGACAGGAATTCAGAACTGTTGCAATGCGCTTTTGCTTGTGGGCAAGGACGGCAAAATTGTGGTTGTTTCCACGACAAAAGGAAAATTGGATTTTAAAGAATACATTGTCAAAGGACCGGTCTCCTCATCCTGTGTAAATGGCAAAGGTGATTTGCTCATGTACAGTACACAAGCAGACTTGTATCTTGTTAATCTTGTGAACAGACAGAATGACAGCAGACAAGGGAGTGCAAACAGTGAAAGTAAGACCCAATCAGAAGCTGTTCTACCAAATGTGCTAACACCCTGCAGCACAGGTCTAGCCAGGATAGAGAGTGCTTCATACGATCAAGAAGGTGTGTATTTGACATAAAAATaatcaagaagaaaaaaatgttgattcaatgCCACAAAGTTTTCCAGAAGCAATTGTTTTCTGTTGCATCAATCTGGAAAGACAAGGATTTATTTTTGATGCTGTGGCTCATGGAGCAGTGTCGCTATATGAAATCTAGTGACTCTGTGAGATATTTAATCTGTCAAGACACTGCATAAACAAGCAGTCTTTCATGGAGATCTCTGGGAGCCAAACAGTTGACAGTAAAACTTTAACCttcaaaacaattttcatattttaagaaAACTTTTGTCTTTATGGTCACACATTAAGACACGTGCAAAACCTTCAAAAGAATTACTGTATGGTAATCTCTCTTGTTTAGTGAGACATCTAAGTTGGTTGttaaatgaatatgcaaattatcatatTCATGATGCAATTGATAGATCAATTGTTGTGTCAATGCAAGAAGGTCATCTTCTGAAAATGTATTAACAAGATGTCACTGATTCAAACAAAGGTAAAATCTTTGCACTTTACATGAATTAATATTATGACTATAAGTTTATTTGGCACACCTACCAAATACAGAACTTTGCAGACACAACCTTGTTGCATCAACATGTCAGAATATCAGCTACAAAGTGAGAAATTCGCTTGACATCTTTTAATAACCAACTCTTGGTCCAGTGACTAAAAATTCACCTATTTTGTCCAACAGGTAATGTGTATGCCATCAGGAACAATGGTCAAATTGTCTCCATCACCTTGGAAACTGGGGACCATGGCGATAACCTCTCATTGTCAATGCCACCTTCTGTGGCTGGTCAAAGGATGAAGGAAGTGTTAGCCGGCATAAGTCACACTGCTGAGAAATTGGCCAAAATGAACTTGACCTTGAAGACACAAGATGAAGTCCTCAAAGAGTTGCATCTTGCTGCTGACCTTACATGTTCTATGTATGAAGGAGACAGTAGCAAGACATTAGAATCGCAGTTTCCGTGTACAACACAGTGTGTCATACAGGATATGGGATATCGGTTCAATTATGGTCTGACTGTCAAACTTCAAAATGCATCCAGTAGTGTACTCTCTTCATGGGCATGGATGGTTTGTGTGCAGAGGCATGGAAACTGCAAATCACTCTCCTATCAATTGTACACAAAGACGGTATCTCTTGATCAATTTCAGCCCAGTGATTTCCGTGAAATTTACATTCCGCTTGATGACAGCATGCAGGGCTGTCTTCCTGTGACAGTAAAGTGCTATTTGCACTTTGACCTTCATCATTTACATAACAAGCTGTCCTTGGCCAATGACGTTAGCCGTGAGTCTCACCTGACCCTCACAAGTAATGGAATATGTCTTCCTGTTGGGTCTAGTGAACttgacattttgcatttgctcAGACCAGTGGCCAGACAGGGAGCAGGCTCATCGTCCGTTACACTGGTCAGTTGCAGTAGTTGGGGCAACAGGTTGCAAAGGCTGACAGGGCAGCTCAAGGAAATTCAGTCACAGAGACCAGAGTCTGTCAGTGACCTTGAAGAAATCAATTTGGTCAGTACTGTGACTTCCAAAGTCTTGATATCGGCTGGTTATGTTGACCACAGTGGCGTTATCCAAGGTAAATTCTTTGTACATGTAGGGGCAATCTGTATCTTCAATACCGTTACATATGGGAAATTTCTCCATGTTTTCTGTTTAAGAATTAGTGATGCAGCAGAAGacacattatgcaaatttatgtatatttttactCATATGTTGCCAATCAGTATTTCACTGAATTGGTCCGATTATAAAATAGTTACTGATAATTTGTACAGAATACTAAGCATTACGGAACGTTTGACCATCATTACTCTTTCTGACAGGCAGTGCAATTATGTAAGGGTACAGCAGAaattgtgtgtgagtgtgtgtgtgtacacaaaagTGTGTGTTCATACATTTTGGTCTCTCAACATGATTAATTTCAACTATTTCACTCTTCCTTGTCACCAGATCAAAACGTAGTCGGCTCTAAAACTGCTGAATCTATGTTGCTACGGCAACTACTCCAAGGAAACCCAAAGGTTGAGGAGATTTTTCCTTCAGATAAATCCACACTACAGTTGGTGGCGCCATCAGGAGACAGTGTAATCCTACAGTGCCACAGAGTGACTGTAGCTGACAGGGAAGTGCTTGAACTCACAATCAGTGCTGACTCCCTACATTTGCTGTGTCAGCtccatgagggcgctcttcgGAGAATACAGGTATCAACTCGCTTTCATTAAACTTTATATAGCTTTTCACACCATCTCCCAGTACAGAGACATCCCTGCATCATTGTAAACAGTAAGGTTTTGGAAATGTTCCTGAAGGGCTTGGCAACAAATGATGGGGGAAATGTGTTCAAGTTTGTTAGCTAGTTatcttttatttgtaaattttgtacagGAATTTAATGATACAAGGATCGTTGGGACAGCAACTACCAGGGGACATCAAAATCTGCCGTCAAATCATCACTGATAGTGATAACTCTGAAtcattttaacagtcattttggaTTATAAAGGTTTGGGTCACTGTGGGTTTTAACAAGCGGTATTCCATAATTAAATTTATAATGTCACCATTGCTATGGCATGATACAAGGAGGTTTGtccaaataataatatttgctgGATTCCTGAACACCATGACTTTTGATTTTTCTCCAGCAGTGCTGAATCTGACTTGGCCAGCATATCTTGAAGTTGAGACCGTCAGGGGCAGATGTTGTTCGTGGGCTCTAGAGGGCGACATCCATTCACATGAAAAACCATACAAAGTTGCTAGTATGAGTTCTCTGATCATTAGTTTGTGACGGGAGTCTTTTGCCTCAGGTCTCACCACTTTATTTAATCAATTGAACCTGATTAACTTGACAAAGGCTTACAATAATGAAACAAACTGAGAAGTTCTGATATTACAATACAATGTAAACTGGTATTATTATGCTCTTGATATGGGCAAGTcttcatgaaaataatatttcaggAGCACTCCAAAGGCTTGTGTATCTTGTCTCTCAGATTGGAAGTAAAAGGCAGTCTAGACACATTTTCATTTCTAGAAAATGGATTCTTGGACAGTGGAGTCTAGGTTTTTCACATTGATTTCACATTGTGGAGTACTAGTTACTTTCTTCAAAGCTTGATTCATTATAGCGCTTTCTTCCTTTCACTTGTAGGTTATCAGAAAAAGTGGAGAGGGTTCATCGGTGAGCATTCATCTGTTGCAGCAAGAATTGAGAAGAATCCAGGTAAATTTTCACTGGAAGGAAATACTGATAAAGTGTATTGTTGGATAATTTACATCcatgttgaaa
This genomic window from Ptychodera flava strain L36383 chromosome 10, AS_Pfla_20210202, whole genome shotgun sequence contains:
- the LOC139142892 gene encoding Fanconi anemia core complex-associated protein 100-like isoform X3; translation: MELSRNVPRIYLYRKHKKKSTKENVTSDVNTSNQDIFTGLLVDSPMVGEANDIDVEIEVSSDRVIEVGERNLCLHINDMKDFLLFQDYVIAATKREQSLHIAIFSSDSLVQCDDVEETAAADNNTPLHKVDIPYPQSTNERSSASLSLDLFTPSQSKDLFAEDDSGNSCTVVGIVPSGGLAGTRMFSERIISVEPELFTTLFGADNCVIDSPVILVGLHDGKIYYYPLKNIARTDRLISESEKLSQMPFCTSTVFPLYNLQQCLINIHGVHLPNKAEQSDSSANEETGIQNCCNALLLVGKDGKIVVVSTTKGKLDFKEYIVKGPVSSSCVNGKGDLLMYSTQADLYLVNLVNRQNDSRQGSANSESKTQSEAVLPNVLTPCSTGLARIESASYDQEGNVYAIRNNGQIVSITLETGDHGDNLSLSMPPSVAGQRMKEVLAGISHTAEKLAKMNLTLKTQDEVLKELHLAADLTCSMYEGDSSKTLESQFPCTTQCVIQDMGYRFNYGLTVKLQNASSSVLSSWAWMVCVQRHGNCKSLSYQLYTKTVSLDQFQPSDFREIYIPLDDSMQGCLPVTVKCYLHFDLHHLHNKLSLANDVSRESHLTLTSNGICLPVGSSELDILHLLRPVARQGAGSSSVTLVSCSSWGNRLQRLTGQLKEIQSQRPESVSDLEEINLVSTVTSKVLISAGYVDHSGVIQDQNVVGSKTAESMLLRQLLQGNPKVEEIFPSDKSTLQLVAPSGDSVILQCHRVTVADREVLELTISADSLHLLCQLHEGALRRIQVIRKSGEGSSVSIHLLQQELRRIQNLQHELRNLEDKFYSCHGTSMVTEAMEIYNKLRQNTFLVM
- the LOC139142892 gene encoding Fanconi anemia core complex-associated protein 100-like isoform X2 produces the protein MAARVNTKCAVQSIDRISCDHVEFSKVAVCKGQGFENNKSVLVVGGGNFIYLYRNHQRKVIFKFADAVQSFAVTQSEPDQRNRLWCLTGGGKLHSVDINRYLKKKKRKHKKKSTKENVTSDVNTSNQDIFTGLLVDSPMVGEANDIDVEIEVSSDRVIEVGERNLCLHINDMKDFLLFQDYVIAATKREQSLHIAIFSSDSLVQCDDVEETAAADNNTPLHKVDIPYPQSTNERSSASLSLDLFTPSQSKDLFAEDDSGNSCTVVGIVPSGGLAGTRMFSERIISVEPELFTTLFGADNCVIDSPVILVGLHDGKIYYYPLKNIARTDRLISESEKLSQMPFCTSTVFPLYNLQQCLINIHGVHLPNKAEQSDSSANEETGIQNCCNALLLVGKDGKIVVVSTTKGKLDFKEYIVKGPVSSSCVNGKGDLLMYSTQADLYLVNLVNRQNDSRQGSANSESKTQSEAVLPNVLTPCSTGLARIESASYDQEGNVYAIRNNGQIVSITLETGDHGDNLSLSMPPSVAGQRMKEVLAGISHTAEKLAKMNLTLKTQDEVLKELHLAADLTCSMYEGDSSKTLESQFPCTTQCVIQDMGYRFNYGLTVKLQNASSSVLSSWAWMVCVQRHGNCKSLSYQLYTKTVSLDQFQPSDFREIYIPLDDSMQGCLPVTVKCYLHFDLHHLHNKLSLANDVSRESHLTLTSNGICLPVGSSELDILHLLRPVARQGAGSSSVTLVSCSSWGNRLQRLTGQLKEIQSQRPESVSDLEEINLVSTVTSKVLISAGYVDHSGVIQDQNVVGSKTAESMLLRQLLQGNPKVEEIFPSDKSTLQLVAPSGDSVILQCHRVTVADREVLELTISADSLHLLCQLHEGALRRIQC
- the LOC139142892 gene encoding Fanconi anemia core complex-associated protein 100-like isoform X1, yielding MAARVNTKCAVQSIDRISCDHVEFSKVAVCKGQGFENNKSVLVVGGGNFIYLYRNHQRKVIFKFADAVQSFAVTQSEPDQRNRLWCLTGGGKLHSVDINRYLKKKKRKHKKKSTKENVTSDVNTSNQDIFTGLLVDSPMVGEANDIDVEIEVSSDRVIEVGERNLCLHINDMKDFLLFQDYVIAATKREQSLHIAIFSSDSLVQCDDVEETAAADNNTPLHKVDIPYPQSTNERSSASLSLDLFTPSQSKDLFAEDDSGNSCTVVGIVPSGGLAGTRMFSERIISVEPELFTTLFGADNCVIDSPVILVGLHDGKIYYYPLKNIARTDRLISESEKLSQMPFCTSTVFPLYNLQQCLINIHGVHLPNKAEQSDSSANEETGIQNCCNALLLVGKDGKIVVVSTTKGKLDFKEYIVKGPVSSSCVNGKGDLLMYSTQADLYLVNLVNRQNDSRQGSANSESKTQSEAVLPNVLTPCSTGLARIESASYDQEGNVYAIRNNGQIVSITLETGDHGDNLSLSMPPSVAGQRMKEVLAGISHTAEKLAKMNLTLKTQDEVLKELHLAADLTCSMYEGDSSKTLESQFPCTTQCVIQDMGYRFNYGLTVKLQNASSSVLSSWAWMVCVQRHGNCKSLSYQLYTKTVSLDQFQPSDFREIYIPLDDSMQGCLPVTVKCYLHFDLHHLHNKLSLANDVSRESHLTLTSNGICLPVGSSELDILHLLRPVARQGAGSSSVTLVSCSSWGNRLQRLTGQLKEIQSQRPESVSDLEEINLVSTVTSKVLISAGYVDHSGVIQDQNVVGSKTAESMLLRQLLQGNPKVEEIFPSDKSTLQLVAPSGDSVILQCHRVTVADREVLELTISADSLHLLCQLHEGALRRIQVIRKSGEGSSVSIHLLQQELRRIQNLQHELRNLEDKFYSCHGTSMVTEAMEIYNKLRQNTFLVM